From Anas platyrhynchos isolate ZD024472 breed Pekin duck chromosome 16, IASCAAS_PekinDuck_T2T, whole genome shotgun sequence, a single genomic window includes:
- the LOC119718483 gene encoding uncharacterized protein, with protein MPDSFAIHFLKVLRELLAFVLFSYTVLVGALLLAGWTTYFLVLK; from the coding sequence ATGCCAGACTCCTTTGCCATCCACTTCCTCAAGgtcctgagggagctgctggcCTTCGTGCTGTTCAGCTACACGGTGCTGGTTGGAGCACTGCTGCTCGCCGGCTGGACGACGTACTTCCTTGTGCTTAAATGA